In the genome of Streptomyces sp. Q6, the window CCGTCGCCTGCTTGTCGACGTGCGCGCCGCCGTGCTGGTGCGCGTTGACCGCGACGGTCATGGAGGCGACGAGGAGCAGGATCAGGGCGATGCAGACCGACAGCATGTCGACCTTGCCGAGCTTGGCGAGCGGCCGCTCGATCCAGCGCAGCCACTGGATGTCGCGCTCCTCGAAGATGAAGTCGAGGAAGATCATCATCAGGAACATGCCACCGAACGCGGCGATGGACGGGTGCGCGTCCGTCACCAGCTGCTGGTAGCGGTCGGGCTGGTTGAACGCCAGGTCGACGGCCTCGACCGGGCCCATCTTGGCGCTGATCGCGACGATCACGACCGGGAAGACCAGGCGCATGCCGAAGACGGCGATCAGCACACCGATCGTGAGGAAGATCTTCTGCCAGAAGGCACTCATCTTCTTCAGGATTCCGGCGTTGACGACCGCGTTGTCGAAGGACAGCGAGATCTCGAGGATGGCGAGGATCGCCACGACCCCGAAGGCTTCCCATCCGTCGTAGAACACCGCCGCGATCAAACCGAGCACGGTGATCGCGAACGACCAGCCGAAGGTTTTCAGAACCACTGGCTACCCCATCATGTGTACGGGTTTCCCCGTGCTGGTTGTACGGGGCTCCCCCGCTCCGTGCACGGCTTTAGCAACGCTTTATGAAACGTTGACTCCGAAGTCTAGAGCGATGCCCCGAAGCCCGGACGCGTACCCCTGGCCGACCGCACGGAACTTCCACTCCCCGCCGTACCGGTAGACCTCACCGAAGATCATGGCGGTTTCGGTGGAGGCGTCCTCGGACAGGTCGTAGCGCGCGAGCTCCTGGCCGTCCGCCTGGTTCACGACGCGGATGAACGCGTTGCTGACCTGGCCGAACGTCTGCCCTCGGTTGTCGGCGTCGTGGATCGACACCGGGAAGATGATCTTGTCGCAGGTGGCCGGCACCTTGGAGAGGTCGATCAGGATCGACTCGTCGTCGCCCTCGCCCTCACCCGTGAGGTTGTCCCCGGTGTGTTCGACGGAGCCGTCGGGGCTCTTCAGCTGGTTGTAGAAGATGAACCACTCGTCGCCCATGACCCGGCCGCCGCTGCACAGCAGCGCGCTGGCGTCGAGGTCGAAGTCGGCGCCGGTGGTCGAGCGCGCGTCCCAGCCGAGCCCGACGAGAATCTGTGTGAGGTTCGGTGCGGCCTTGGAGAGGGAGACATTGCCTCCCTTGGCGAGCGTGACGCCCATGATCCTGGTCCTCCCCGGTGTAAGGCGGTGCGGTGTCGAGCGCGTCCGGCGCCGCACTGGAGAAGTGCGGCGCCGGACGGTTGAGCGTGGTGGTGCGCTTCGGCTCAGACGTTGACGCCGAAGTCCTGCGCGATGCCGCGCAGACCCGAGGCGTAGCCCTGGCCGACGGCGCGGAACTTCCACTCCGCCCCGTTCCGGTACAGCTCACCGAAGACCATGGCGGTCTCGGTGGAGGCGTCCTCGGACAGGTCGTAACGGGCGATCTCCGCGCCGCCCGTCTGGTTCACGACGCGGATGAACGCGTTGCGCACCTGACCGAAGGACTGCTGGCGGTTCTCGGCGTCGTAGATCGAGACCGGGAACACGATCTTGTCGACATCGGCCGGGACCGTCGCGAGGTTGACCTTGACCTGCTCGTCGTCGCCCTCGCCCTCACCGGTGGTGTTGTCGCCGGTGTGCTCGACCGATCCGTCCGCGCTCTTCAGGTTGTTGAAGAACACGAAGTCCTGGTCGTTGCGGACCTTGCCCTCGGCGTTCGTGAGGATGGCGCTGGCATCGAGGTCGAAGTCCGTACCTGTGGTGGTACGAACGTCCCAACCCAGGCCCACGACGACCGCCGTGAGGCCCGGGGCCTCCTTGCTCAGCGATACGTTGCCGCCCTTGCTGAGGCTGACTCCCACGAGTCCTCCCTTGGTCTTGAGGGGCGGGGAGCCCCGTAGTGCGTCTGGCATCGGATCAACGTCTGGATCCTAGTGACGGGTTCCCGCCCCCGGCGAGGCTTCTTACAGGGTGTCGAGATACCGGTCGTCGACTCGCGGGTCGACCTACATCGACCTGCGTCGACCTACAGGGTGTCGATCGCCTTGATGTACTCGTTCAGGTCACGGGCGTCCGGCAGGGCGTTGACGACCGTCCAGCGGACGACGCCCTCCTTGTCGATGATGAAGGTGCCGCGCACCGCGCACCCCTTCTCCTCGTCGAAGACGCCGTACGCGCGCGAGGCCTCGCCGTGCGGCCAGAAGTCGCTCAGGAGCGGGTACTCCAGGCCCTCCTGCTCGGCGAAGACGCGGAGCGAGAACGGGGAGTCGTTCGAGACGGCGAGCAGCTGCACGTCGTCGTTGACGAACTTCGGCAGCTCGTCGCGCAGGGCGCAGAGCTCACCGGTGCACACCCCGGTGAAAGCGAACGGGTAGAAGAGCAGCACCACGTTCTTCTCGCCGCGGAAGTCCGAGAGCTTCACGGTTTCCCCGTGCTGATTCTTGAGCTCGAACTCCGGAGCCTTGGTGCCGACCTCGATCGCCATGGTGAAGCTTCCCTTCGATGGAGCTGTTCGGGTGGCTTCAGCCTAGTTGGCGGGGTCTGGAAGCTGTTGCGCAGGTGCCGGTGCGCCCGAGGACGCAGGGACCGGCCGGAGCCGGTCCAGCACGGCCGAGCGCGGCCCGCGGGGCGGCCGCAGACGCGCAGGCCCCTGTGGGCACGCCGAGGCGCGCCCACAGGGGCCTTGTCACTTCACTTCGGATCCCGGTCGGCCGGGACGGCTGCTACCGCTTCTTCGCCGCCGTCTTGGGGGTCACCAGCCTGCTCCCGGTCCAGTCCTTGCCCACACTGACGCCCTTGGTCTGCGAGAGACCGGCGGTGGTGGCGGCCTCCCCGATCTCGCTGGGCTCGACGTACCCGTCACGCCCGGTCTTCGGCGTCAGGAGCAGGATGTAACCGCCCTCTTCGATGTACGTGGTGGTGTCCACCAGCGCATCAGTAAGGTCCCCGTCGTCCTCACGGAACCAGAGCACCACGGCATCAGCCACGTCGTCATAGTCCTCGTCGACGAGCTCGGCGCCGATGGCGGTCTCAATGACCTCACGGAGCTCCTGATCGACGTCCTCGTCGTAGCCGATCTCCTGGACCACCATGTCGGTCTGGAAACCCAGCCTTACGGCAAGGTTCGTCTCCGCGTGGTCCGCGGTCGCGCTCACGGATTGCCTCCTGATCATGTTTACGAAGTTGTCTTCAGCATCGCGCACGCGCGAAGCGTTGGCCGTAGTCCACACGTGCGCGACGGATCGCGCAAGTACCCGGCCGCCGAGACCGCCGAAACGGTGACGTTCCGGGCCGTGTCACCGCAACTCCTGTCAAGGATTCCCGCAGGTCGGTGATGTACGCCACAGCATTCTGCCGGGTTTGCCCGCACTGCCTGGCCACCCAGCGTGACCAGGGCCGAACGGCCCCACGAAACAGATTTACGAATGGGGCGTACCGTTGCGATCTGTTCGTACCCGCACCCGGGTCGCGCCCCCGACGTTCGGTTTACCTCTCGGTAGAGATGACGATTCCGATTTCGAGGTACACGATGGACATCGGCGTACCCGACAGTGGAACAGTGGCATCACCGACAGTGAAGGAACAGCGTGGCTTCCGGATCCGATCGCAACCCGATCATCATTGGCGGTCTTCCCAGCCAGGTCCCGGACTTCGATCCCGAAGAGACCCAGGAGTGGCTCGACTCCCTTGACGCCGCAGTCGACGAACGCGGCCGCGAGCGGGCCCGCTACCTGATGCTCCGACTGATCGAGCGGGCCCGTGAGAAGCGCGTGGCCGTGCCCGAGATGCGCAGCACGGACTACATCAACACGATCGCCACCAAGGACGAGCCCTTCTTCCCCGGCAACGAGGAGATCGAGCGCAAGGTCCTCAACGCGACGCGTTGGAACGCCGCGGTGATGGTGTCCCGCGCCCAGCGCCCCGGCATCGGCGTCGGCGGTCACATCGCCACCTTCGCCTCCTCGGCGTCGCTGTACGACGTGGGCTTCAACCACTTCTTCCGCGGCAAGGACGAGGGCGACGGCGGCGACCAGATCTTCTTCCAGGGGCACGCCTCGCCGGGCATCTATGCCCGCGCCTATCTCCTGGACCGCCTCACCGAGGACCAGCTGGACGCCTTCCGGCAGGAGAAGTCGAAGGCGCCCAACGGCCTCTCCTCGTACCCGCATCCGCGCCTCATGCCGGACTTCTGGGAGTTCCCCACCGTCTCCATGGGCCTCGGCCCGCTCGGCGCGATCTTCCAGGCCCGGATGAACCGCTACATGGAGGCCCGCGGCATCGCCGACACCTCCAAGTCGCAGGTGTGGGCCTTCCTCGGCGACGGCGAGATGGACGAGCCCGAGTCCCTCGGCCAGCTCTCCATCGCCGCCCGCGAGGGCCTCGACAACCTCACCTTCGTCGTCAACTGCAACCTGCAGCGGCTCGACGGCCCGGTGCGGGGCAACGGCAAGATCATCCAGGAGCTCGAGTCCCAGTTCCGCGGCGCCGGCTGGAACGTCATCAAGCTGGTCTGGGACCGGAGTTGGGACCCGCTGCTCGCGCAGGACCGCGACGGCGTGCTGGTCAACAAGCTCAACACGACGCCCGACGGCCAGTTCCAGACCTACGCGACCGAGCCCGGCTCGTACATCCGCGACCACTTCTTCGGCGACGACCACCGGCTGCGGGCCATGGTCGAGAACATGACCGACGACCAGATCCTGCACCTGGGCCGCGGCGGTCACGACCACAAGAAGATCTTCGCCGCGTTCACGGCCGCCAAGGAGCACAAGGGCCAGCCGACGGTCATCCTGGCGCAGACGGTCAAGGGCTGGACGCTCGGCCCGAACTTCGAGGGCCGCAACGCCACGCACCAGATGAAGAAGCTGACCGTCGACGACCTCAAGGGCTTCCGCGACAGGCTGCACATTCCCATCACCGACGCGCAGCTGGAGTCCGGCGCCCCGCCGTACTACCACCCGGGCCGGGACTCGGAGGAGATCCAGTACATGCACGACCGCCGCAAGGCGCTGGGCGGGTATGTCCCGACCCGGGTCGTGCGGGCGAAGCCGCTTCAGCTCCCGGACGACAAGGCGTACGCGAGCGTGAAGAAGGGCTCGGGTCAGCAGTCGATCGCCACCACTATGGCCTTCGTCCGGCTCCTCAAGGACCTGATGCGGGACAAGGAGATCGGCCGACGCTTCGTGCTGATCGCGCCCGACGAGTACCGCACCTTCGGCATGGACTCTTTCTTCCCGAGCGCAAAGATCTACAACCCGCTCGGCCAGCAGTACGAGTCCGTCGACCGTGACCTCCTGCTCGCCTACAAGGAGTCGCCGACCGGCCAGATGCTGCACGACGGCATCTCCGAGGCGGGCTGCACCGCCTCGCTGATCGCCGCCGGCTCGGCCTACGCGACCCACGGCGAACCGCTGATCCCGGTCTACGTCTTCTACTCGATGTTCGGATTCCAGCGCACCGGCGACCAGTTCTGGCAGATGGCCGACCAGCTGTCGCGCGGCTTCGTCCTCGGTGCGACCGCGGGCCGCACGACGCTCACCGGTGAGGGCCTCCAGCACGCCGACGGCCACTCGCAGCTGCTGGCCTCGACCAACCCGGCGGCGGTCTCCTACGACCCGGCGTACGGCTACGAGATCGCCCACATCGTCAAGGACGGTCTGCGCCGGATGTACGGCCCGGACAGCGAGGACGTCTTCTACTACCTCACCGTCTACAACGAGCCGATCCAGCACCCCGCGGAGCCGGCCGACGTCGACGTCGAGGGCATCCTCAAGGGCATCCACCGCGTCGGCACCGGGACTGCGGGCGCGATCCCCGCCCAGATCCTGGCATCGGGCGTGGCCGTCCCCTGGGCGATCGAGGCACAGCAGATCCTCGCGCAGGAGTGGAACGTGCGCGCCGACGTGTGGTCCGCGACCTCGTGGAACGAACTGCGCCGCGAGGCGGTGGACGTGGAGCGCCACAACTTGTTGCACCCAGAAGAGGAGCAGCGCACGCCCTACGTCACGCAGAAGCTGTCCGGCGCGCAGGGCCCGTTCGTGGCGGTGTCCGACTGGATGCGGTCGGTGCCCGACCAGATCTCGCGCTGGGTGCCCGGCACGTACCAGTCGCTCGGTGCGGACGGCTTCGGCTTCGCGGACACGCGGGGCGCCGCGCGCCGCTTCTTCCACATCGACGCGCAGTCGATCGTGGTCGCGGTGCTCACGGAGCTCGCGCGTGAGGGCAAGATCGACCGCTCGGTCCTGAAGCAGGCCATCGACCGCTACCAGCTGCTCGACGTCACAGCCGCCGACCCGGGCGCCGCCGGGGGCGACGCGTAGCGGGGGCTTGCCCAGCAGGTGTTCTCTCCGAGGGCGGCAGGACCAATGGTTCTGCCGCCCTTCGGCATTTCCTACGATGCGCGCATGAAGGAGCATCCGGCACAGACTCGTTGGGAGCGGCGCACGCAGCGTCCGCTGCTCGCCTTCGCCCTGGCCTTCGCCGTCGCCTACGCGGTCCCCATCGTGGAGCCGGACGCGTCGAGCGCGCTGATCGAGGCGTGCACGATCGTGGAGTGGGTGGTGTGGGGCGCGTTCGCCCTCGACTACATCGTCCGTCTGGTCCTGGCGCGGGACCGCTGGCACTTCGTACGCTCGCACCCGCTCGACCTCCTTGCCGTGGTGCTTCCGCTGGCGCAGCCCCTGCGGCTGCTGCGTGTGGTGTCGACACTGCTCCTGGTCGGCCGGCGGGCCCGGATGGCCGAGCAGATAAGGCTGACGACGTATGTCGCCGGCGCTGTGGTGGGCCTGTTGATGTTCGGCTCGCTGGCCGTCCTCTCGGTGGAGCGGGACTCACCGAACGGCAACATCAAGACGCTGGGCGACGCCGTGTGGTGGTCGTTCACCACGATGACGACGGTCGGCTACGGCGATCACGCGCCGACGACCGGTATGGGCCGCGTGCTCGCGGTCGGCTTGATGCTGTCCGGCATCGCACTGCTCGGTGTGGTCACCGCCAATATCGCGGCATGGTTCATCTCCCGGTTCGAGAAGGACGACGCGGAAGAGCGTCGGCAGACGGAGGCCATCGAGGCACTCGCACGGGAGGTACGGGCGCTGCGAGCTCAGGTCGCGGTGCTGTCGGGGCAGCCCGGATCCGCGGATGTGCCGACGACGACGTCCTTCACCGGTAAGGAAGCGACGTCACTCACCAGTAAGGAAGAAGGCGGCGTACCGCACCCGAGCGCCGGTGCGGTCGCGGACGGCCCCGGGAACTCGCCCGGGGCCGTGTGGAGTTGACCGCTCGGAACGGTCAGTCGCTCGCGCTCAGAACATGCCTCCCGCAATTGTGCCGGTCGACGAGACCAGCCAGATGATCGCGAGCAGCGTGTCGATCGCGCCGAGCACGACCGCTACCAGGGCCGGCACCGACTGGGTACCGGTCCAGCGTCGGCCCATGGACAACCAGCCGCAGACGACGGCGACCGGTCCCAGCACGATCTGGAGTACGAAGAATCCCGCGATCGCGCAGATGAGGCCGATGATTCCGAGTGTCGCGCGGTCCGGCCCGCTCCGTGAGCCGGTGCGGCCACGTGAACGGGGGTGCTTGCGCGTGGTGTGTCCGAAGCCCGCCATCATCACTCCCTGAGTTAGTCCGGACTCGGGCGTGCTTCGGGTACCCCACTTCGCGCGGTCTATCGCGCGGCGCTCCGCTGTCTCCGGCATCTCTCCCGGACGTCGCCGGCATCCCTCCCCGCCCGTGTCGTCCCTGTCATCTCTCCCAGACCTTGAACGCCCGTGTCCGGTAGGGCGATTCGGGCTCCCAGGTCCCGCTGCCGGGGTACGTCTGGAACTCTCCGGTCTCCGCGCACTCCGCGGACTGGTACGTGGTGACGGGTCGACCGGTGCGGTTGGCGAGCGACGCCGCGCTGCTCCCCTCCGGCAGCGCGACACAGCTCTCGATGTCGATCCCGCTCAACTCGTAGACGTGCCGGGCTCCTTTGAATCCGGTCTTGCTCCACAGGCACAGCTCCCCCGCCGCGCAGTCGCCGAGCGTCGGTGGCGCCGCCGCACGGGCCAGTCCGGGTGTGAGCGCCACGGCGGCGAGTGCGGCTGCGGCAATGGTGATGGGCATGGACGTACGCATGTGATTCAACCCCCGTGTCATATCGACCAGTTGCGGTCGCGACTGATCGCTTGCCAGACACTCTGGCCCGGAGGATTCGGTTCCGGGAAGGGCTGTCGACGGACGTCACCCGGATAAGCGAAAGCCCCCGGAGAGTTCCCCGGGGGCTTCCCCCACACGAACGGTTTCCGCGCCTTGTCACGACTGAAGGCGCTGCGTGCGGCGCCGTGAGCTGGGGCGTCGCGGGCGTGGTCCGTCCGTTCGCGTTACCCGCGTCAGATGTGCGCGGCGCCCGCTCCCGCCTCCGCGTTGTCCCCGCGCTTGGTCAGCATCGCGACCAGCACCGCGACGACGGCGACACCGGCGGCGACCAGGCAGGCCAGACTCATGCCGGAGATGAACGTGTCGTGCGCGACGCCCGTGATCGTCTGGGCGACCCCCGCCGGAGTGCCGGGCGGTACCGGGGCGACACCGACCTGGACGGCTTCCGCCGCCTGGTCCAGCTGGCCCGGGGTGAGCGGCGGGAGCTTGGCGTCCGCCCAGTTTCCCGCGAGGTCGCTGTCGACCTTCGACGCCATCACGGCACCGAGCACCGCGGTGCCGAGGCTGCCGCCGATCTGCATCGCGGCCTGCTGGAGACCGCCGGCGACGCCGGAGAGCTCCATCGGCGCGTTGCCCACGATGACCTCCGTGGCGCCCACCATCACAGGCGCGAGGCCGAGGCCGAGCAGGCCGAACCAGACGGACATGATGCCGCTGCCGGTGCCTGCCTCCAACGTGGACATGCCGTACATCGCGATGGCGGTGCACGCCATGCCGCCGGCGAGCGGGATGCGCGGACCCACCTTCGTGATCATGGCGCCTGCCAGCGGCGAGGCGACGATCATCATGCCGGTCAGCGGCAGCAGGTGCAGGCCGCTGTCGATGGGGCTCATGCCGTGCACGTTCTGCAGGTAGAAGGTGACGAAGAACAGACCGCCCATGAACGCGATGGCCATGAGAACCATCAGGACCACACCGGCCGACAGCGGCACGGAGCGGAAGAGGCCCAGCGGGATGAGCGGCTCCGCGACGCGGGTCTCCCACAGGGCGAACAGCGCGAAGCAGAGGACCGCGGCAGCCAGGAACGTCCAGGTGAGCCCGTCGCCCCAACCCCAGGTCGGGGCCTTGATGAGGGCCCAGACGAGGCAGAACATCGCGCCGGACAGCAGCACGATGCCGAGGATGTCGAAGGACCGCGGCGCGTTCTTGGCACGGTGGTCGAGAAGGATGACGAGCCCGAGGACGAGCGCGAGGACGCCGACAGGGACGTTGATGAAGAAGACGGACTGCCAGCTGACGTGCTCCACGAGCACACCACCGAGGATCGGACCGCCCGCGGTCGAGGCGCCGATCACCATGCCCCAGATCCCGATCGCCATGTTCAGCTTCTCGGCGGGGAAGGTGGCCCGCAGCAGACCGAGCGCGGCGGGCATCAGCAGCGCACCGAACAGGCCCTGGAAGACGCGGAAGGTGACGACGAAGGCGATGCTGTCGGACAGGCCGATGGCCCCCGAGGCTGCGGCGAAACCGACCACGCCGATGAGGAACGTCTGCCGGTGACCGAACCGGTCGCCGAGCTTGCCCGCGGTGATCAGCGTGACCGCGAGGGCGAGGAAGTAGCCGTTGGTGATCCACTGGACGTCGGCGAAGCTCGCACCGAGGTCCTTCTGAATGGCCGGGTTGGCGATGGCGACGATGGTGCCGTCGAGGGCCACCATCATGACGCCGATCGCGACGGAGAAGAGCGTCAACCAGGGGTGGCCGCGCAGCCCCTTGGCCGGTGCCGGGACGGGATCGGGCTCCGGAACCCGGTCCGTCTTGTCGACAGTGGTCTGACTAGTCATACGTTCGAGGCTAGTGACAGTCCCTGACAGTTGACAAAGCATTTCACAAGTCGGTAACTGTCACGTCGCTCACACTATGCTGAGCTGCACAAACACTGAGAAAGAGGACCATGTCGGCCCAACTCAACCTGCGGGAACTCAAGAAGCAGCGCACGCGAAGCGCTTTGCTGCGCGCGGCACTTGAGCTCTTCACCGTTCAGGGCTTCGAGCGGACGACGGTCGACGAGATCGCGGAGGCCTGCGAGGTCTCCCAGCGCACCTTCTTCCGGTACTTCGCGAACAAGGAGGAGGCGGCGTTCGCCGTTCAGGAGATGGTGGAGTCCCGCTTCGTCGCCGCGCTGCGGGAACGCCCGGCGGAGGAAGGCCCGTTCGAGGCGATGCGGCACACGGTCCTCGGCACCTGGGACGCCCTCAGCCGCTCCGTGGAGGAAGTCATTCCGGTCGAACTCCACATGCGCACCTACCAGATGATCGAGTCCACGCCCTCCCTCCTGGCCGCGCACCTGCGCCGCTCGATCGAGCTGGAGGAGGAGATCGCGCGGGTGATCGCCGAACGCGAGGGGCTCGACGTGGAGAGCGACCCGCGGCCGCGCGTGGCCGTCGCCGCGTTCAGCGGAGTGATGCGCATGACGGGGCGCCTGTGGGGTGCGGGCCAGGACGCGAGCGTCGACGCCCTTCGCGTCCTCACCGAGTCGTACCTCGATCACCTGAAGCCGTCCCTGGGTGAGCGATGGCGCGACGACAGGAAGTCACGCGCGTGACGGCGACCACGTGACCCCCGTCGCACGCCCGCGCACACAGGGCGCGTCACCTCTGTACGCAGGGTGAACCTCTGACCGCGATTGAGTCCGCTTTTACCCAAATACCCCGCGGAAAACGTGATCTGCCTCACCCGTGGCACGGAGTCCCACGCGCTTCTCCTAGGGTGTCCCGCAGTGACTTCCTTCGACTCCTCCCCTCAACTCAACGTCTGGCGCGCTCTGCTCGCGCTGGCCGTCGTGTTCGTCATGCTGGCGACCACCGGCTGGACCGCCGTGCGCCAGCACCGGGGCGTCACCTCGCCGCTCCGGACCGCGCTCACCGCCTGGGAGCACGGCCGCATACACGGACATGCACTGCCCGCGCCCGACGGCTCCCCCACCCGCCTCGCGCACTTCTTCTCCTCGCTGACGCAGCACGAACGCAATCGGCTCGCCGCCCGCTATCCGCTCGTGGTCGGCAACATGAACGGCGCACCTGTGGAACTGCGCTACCGGGCCAACCGCATCGCGCTCGACCAGGCCCGCAAGGTCGAGGCCGTACGCACCCATGACAACCGTCTGTCCGCGGTCGGCCACCATGACGCTCAGCAGCGGATGCAGCGCTTCGCACTTCTGTCGGGCCCCGACCGCCACATCCTCGCCTTCGACCCCATGGGCAACGGCAGGGTCGCCGAGGTCTTCGGCGACCTCGACAAGGCGCAGCGCGTCTCCGTCGTGGTGCCGGGCGTCGACACGAACGTGCTGACCTTCCAGCGCACATTCCGCAAGTACTCGGCACCCGTGGGCATGGCCCGCTCGCTGTACGCGGCCGAGCGCCAGACCAGCCCGCACGTCCGCACAGCGGTCATCGCGTGGGCCGACTACACGGCCCCGGCCGGCCTCGGCGTGGACGCCGCGACCGCGATGCGAGCGGACGACGGTGCGGTACGGCTCAACGCCATGCTGCGCGGCCTGCCCGGTAGCTCGTCCGTCGCCCTGTACTGCCACAGCTACGGCTCCGTGGTGTGCGGAGTCGCCGCCCACCATCTGCCGTCCCGGGTCAGCGACATCGCCGTGGCCGGCAGTCCGGGCATGCGGGCCGAGAGCGCTTCCGGCCTGGGTACCCACGCGCGCGTGTGGGCCACCCGGGACAAGGACGACTGGATCCAGGACGTGCCCTACATGGAGGTAGGGGGTCTCGGTCACGGGGCGGACCCGGTCTCCTCCGGGTTCGGTGCACGTGTGGTCTCCGCAGGAGACGCCAAGGGCCACACC includes:
- a CDS encoding DUF475 domain-containing protein produces the protein MVLKTFGWSFAITVLGLIAAVFYDGWEAFGVVAILAILEISLSFDNAVVNAGILKKMSAFWQKIFLTIGVLIAVFGMRLVFPVVIVAISAKMGPVEAVDLAFNQPDRYQQLVTDAHPSIAAFGGMFLMMIFLDFIFEERDIQWLRWIERPLAKLGKVDMLSVCIALILLLVASMTVAVNAHQHGGAHVDKQATVLLAGVAGLITYLIVGGLSSFFENRLEEEEEREHEAEEKAKREGKPQSAVLMAGKAAFFMFLYLEVLDASFSFDGVIGAFAITNDIVLMALGLGIGAMYVRSLTVYLVRQGTLDDYVYLEHGAHYAIGALAVILLVTIQYEINEVITGLVGVVLIAWSFLSSVRRNKRIAAEEGNSGSPDKTEVSSGV
- a CDS encoding TerD family protein encodes the protein MGVTLAKGGNVSLSKAAPNLTQILVGLGWDARSTTGADFDLDASALLCSGGRVMGDEWFIFYNQLKSPDGSVEHTGDNLTGEGEGDDESILIDLSKVPATCDKIIFPVSIHDADNRGQTFGQVSNAFIRVVNQADGQELARYDLSEDASTETAMIFGEVYRYGGEWKFRAVGQGYASGLRGIALDFGVNVS
- a CDS encoding TerD family protein; translation: MGVSLSKGGNVSLSKEAPGLTAVVVGLGWDVRTTTGTDFDLDASAILTNAEGKVRNDQDFVFFNNLKSADGSVEHTGDNTTGEGEGDDEQVKVNLATVPADVDKIVFPVSIYDAENRQQSFGQVRNAFIRVVNQTGGAEIARYDLSEDASTETAMVFGELYRNGAEWKFRAVGQGYASGLRGIAQDFGVNV
- a CDS encoding peroxiredoxin, with the protein product MAIEVGTKAPEFELKNQHGETVKLSDFRGEKNVVLLFYPFAFTGVCTGELCALRDELPKFVNDDVQLLAVSNDSPFSLRVFAEQEGLEYPLLSDFWPHGEASRAYGVFDEEKGCAVRGTFIIDKEGVVRWTVVNALPDARDLNEYIKAIDTL
- a CDS encoding DUF3052 domain-containing protein, with product MSATADHAETNLAVRLGFQTDMVVQEIGYDEDVDQELREVIETAIGAELVDEDYDDVADAVVLWFREDDGDLTDALVDTTTYIEEGGYILLLTPKTGRDGYVEPSEIGEAATTAGLSQTKGVSVGKDWTGSRLVTPKTAAKKR
- the aceE gene encoding pyruvate dehydrogenase (acetyl-transferring), homodimeric type, translating into MASGSDRNPIIIGGLPSQVPDFDPEETQEWLDSLDAAVDERGRERARYLMLRLIERAREKRVAVPEMRSTDYINTIATKDEPFFPGNEEIERKVLNATRWNAAVMVSRAQRPGIGVGGHIATFASSASLYDVGFNHFFRGKDEGDGGDQIFFQGHASPGIYARAYLLDRLTEDQLDAFRQEKSKAPNGLSSYPHPRLMPDFWEFPTVSMGLGPLGAIFQARMNRYMEARGIADTSKSQVWAFLGDGEMDEPESLGQLSIAAREGLDNLTFVVNCNLQRLDGPVRGNGKIIQELESQFRGAGWNVIKLVWDRSWDPLLAQDRDGVLVNKLNTTPDGQFQTYATEPGSYIRDHFFGDDHRLRAMVENMTDDQILHLGRGGHDHKKIFAAFTAAKEHKGQPTVILAQTVKGWTLGPNFEGRNATHQMKKLTVDDLKGFRDRLHIPITDAQLESGAPPYYHPGRDSEEIQYMHDRRKALGGYVPTRVVRAKPLQLPDDKAYASVKKGSGQQSIATTMAFVRLLKDLMRDKEIGRRFVLIAPDEYRTFGMDSFFPSAKIYNPLGQQYESVDRDLLLAYKESPTGQMLHDGISEAGCTASLIAAGSAYATHGEPLIPVYVFYSMFGFQRTGDQFWQMADQLSRGFVLGATAGRTTLTGEGLQHADGHSQLLASTNPAAVSYDPAYGYEIAHIVKDGLRRMYGPDSEDVFYYLTVYNEPIQHPAEPADVDVEGILKGIHRVGTGTAGAIPAQILASGVAVPWAIEAQQILAQEWNVRADVWSATSWNELRREAVDVERHNLLHPEEEQRTPYVTQKLSGAQGPFVAVSDWMRSVPDQISRWVPGTYQSLGADGFGFADTRGAARRFFHIDAQSIVVAVLTELAREGKIDRSVLKQAIDRYQLLDVTAADPGAAGGDA
- a CDS encoding potassium channel family protein; protein product: MKEHPAQTRWERRTQRPLLAFALAFAVAYAVPIVEPDASSALIEACTIVEWVVWGAFALDYIVRLVLARDRWHFVRSHPLDLLAVVLPLAQPLRLLRVVSTLLLVGRRARMAEQIRLTTYVAGAVVGLLMFGSLAVLSVERDSPNGNIKTLGDAVWWSFTTMTTVGYGDHAPTTGMGRVLAVGLMLSGIALLGVVTANIAAWFISRFEKDDAEERRQTEAIEALAREVRALRAQVAVLSGQPGSADVPTTTSFTGKEATSLTSKEEGGVPHPSAGAVADGPGNSPGAVWS
- a CDS encoding small hydrophobic protein, whose translation is MAGFGHTTRKHPRSRGRTGSRSGPDRATLGIIGLICAIAGFFVLQIVLGPVAVVCGWLSMGRRWTGTQSVPALVAVVLGAIDTLLAIIWLVSSTGTIAGGMF
- a CDS encoding peptidase inhibitor family I36 protein, yielding MRTSMPITIAAAALAAVALTPGLARAAAPPTLGDCAAGELCLWSKTGFKGARHVYELSGIDIESCVALPEGSSAASLANRTGRPVTTYQSAECAETGEFQTYPGSGTWEPESPYRTRAFKVWER
- a CDS encoding MFS transporter: MTSQTTVDKTDRVPEPDPVPAPAKGLRGHPWLTLFSVAIGVMMVALDGTIVAIANPAIQKDLGASFADVQWITNGYFLALAVTLITAGKLGDRFGHRQTFLIGVVGFAAASGAIGLSDSIAFVVTFRVFQGLFGALLMPAALGLLRATFPAEKLNMAIGIWGMVIGASTAGGPILGGVLVEHVSWQSVFFINVPVGVLALVLGLVILLDHRAKNAPRSFDILGIVLLSGAMFCLVWALIKAPTWGWGDGLTWTFLAAAVLCFALFALWETRVAEPLIPLGLFRSVPLSAGVVLMVLMAIAFMGGLFFVTFYLQNVHGMSPIDSGLHLLPLTGMMIVASPLAGAMITKVGPRIPLAGGMACTAIAMYGMSTLEAGTGSGIMSVWFGLLGLGLAPVMVGATEVIVGNAPMELSGVAGGLQQAAMQIGGSLGTAVLGAVMASKVDSDLAGNWADAKLPPLTPGQLDQAAEAVQVGVAPVPPGTPAGVAQTITGVAHDTFISGMSLACLVAAGVAVVAVLVAMLTKRGDNAEAGAGAAHI
- a CDS encoding TetR/AcrR family transcriptional regulator, which gives rise to MSAQLNLRELKKQRTRSALLRAALELFTVQGFERTTVDEIAEACEVSQRTFFRYFANKEEAAFAVQEMVESRFVAALRERPAEEGPFEAMRHTVLGTWDALSRSVEEVIPVELHMRTYQMIESTPSLLAAHLRRSIELEEEIARVIAEREGLDVESDPRPRVAVAAFSGVMRMTGRLWGAGQDASVDALRVLTESYLDHLKPSLGERWRDDRKSRA